One stretch of Streptomyces sp. NBC_00443 DNA includes these proteins:
- a CDS encoding sensor histidine kinase, which translates to MATEYGQGYGQGLGYPEHGLPEHGGERRHRLPAGLRAPFEARSWREFGYVLLSLPISIMLFVYAITMVSLGAGLLVTFLGIPVLAAALAGCRGFGALERTRARALLHLEVADPEPLRMRRRGFMGWMGAVLKSGTSWRSLLYAVLHFPWAVFSFVVAVNVWVCGWTLVTYPLWFWVFPMWAGQDGIQAYGDETHQFYLDNPFEITVTALVGLLFTLATPWIVRALTQVDRLLVHGLLGPSRLATRVVELESDRGVVVDTAAADLRRIERDLHDGAQARLVALAMDLGLAKEKLTEDPQAAARMVGEAHGEVKTALQELRDLARGIHPAVLTDRGLDAALSAVASRCTVPVEVQVDLEERPVPAIEGIAYFTVSELLQNISKHARATWSAVDVWRVENRLMLQVVDNGIGGADISEGSGLAGLAERLDAVDGILVVDSPVGGPTRVTAELPWRTV; encoded by the coding sequence ATGGCCACGGAGTACGGACAGGGCTACGGGCAAGGACTCGGTTACCCCGAGCACGGCCTTCCCGAGCACGGGGGCGAGCGACGGCACCGGCTGCCGGCCGGGCTGCGGGCGCCGTTCGAGGCACGCAGCTGGCGCGAGTTCGGCTATGTGCTGCTCAGCCTGCCGATCAGCATCATGCTGTTCGTGTACGCCATCACGATGGTGTCGCTGGGCGCGGGCCTGCTGGTGACGTTCCTCGGCATCCCGGTGCTGGCGGCGGCGCTCGCCGGCTGCCGGGGCTTCGGGGCGCTGGAGCGGACACGCGCGCGTGCGTTGCTGCACCTGGAGGTGGCCGATCCGGAGCCGCTGCGGATGCGCCGGCGCGGGTTCATGGGGTGGATGGGCGCCGTACTGAAGAGCGGGACGTCGTGGCGGAGCCTGCTGTACGCGGTGCTGCACTTCCCGTGGGCGGTGTTCTCCTTCGTCGTCGCCGTGAACGTCTGGGTGTGCGGCTGGACTCTGGTGACGTATCCGCTGTGGTTCTGGGTGTTCCCGATGTGGGCCGGCCAGGACGGCATTCAGGCGTACGGCGACGAGACGCACCAGTTCTACCTCGACAACCCCTTCGAGATCACGGTCACCGCGCTGGTGGGCCTGCTGTTCACGCTGGCCACCCCGTGGATCGTGCGGGCACTGACACAGGTGGACCGGCTGCTGGTGCACGGCCTGCTCGGGCCGTCGCGGCTGGCCACGCGCGTGGTGGAGCTGGAGTCGGACCGCGGCGTCGTCGTCGATACGGCCGCCGCGGACCTGCGGCGCATCGAGCGCGACCTGCACGACGGCGCACAGGCCCGCCTGGTGGCTCTGGCCATGGATCTGGGTCTGGCGAAGGAGAAGCTGACGGAGGACCCGCAGGCGGCGGCGCGGATGGTCGGCGAGGCGCACGGCGAGGTGAAGACGGCACTTCAGGAGCTGCGGGATCTGGCCCGCGGGATCCATCCGGCGGTCCTGACCGACCGAGGGCTGGACGCGGCTCTGTCGGCGGTGGCCTCGCGGTGCACGGTGCCGGTGGAGGTCCAGGTGGACCTGGAGGAGCGGCCGGTGCCCGCGATCGAGGGGATCGCCTACTTCACGGTGTCGGAGCTGCTGCAGAACATCAGTAAGCATGCGCGGGCCACATGGTCGGCGGTGGATGTGTGGCGGGTGGAGAACCGGCTGATGCTGCAGGTCGTGGACAACGGGATCGGTGGCGCCGACATATCCGAGGGGTCGGGGCTGGCCGGGCTGGCGGAGCGGCTGGACGCGGTGGACGGGATTCTGGTGGTGGACTCGCCGGTCGGTGGGCCTACGCGGGTCACGGCGGAGCTTCCTTGGCGGACCGTGTAG
- a CDS encoding response regulator transcription factor translates to MLRRGGPGIVEDRVRVVIAEDSVLLREGLTRLLTDRGHEVVAGVGDGEALIKTITELDGLGELPDVVVADVRMPPTHTDEGVRAAVRLRKTHPGLGVLVLSQYVEERYATELLAGSSRGVGYLLKDRVAEVREFVDAVVRVAQGGTALDPEVVAQLLGRSRKQDVLAGLTPREREVLGLMAEGRTNSAIARQLVVSDGAVEKHVSNIFLKLGLSQSDGDHRRVLAVLTYLNS, encoded by the coding sequence ATGCTGAGGCGCGGGGGGCCGGGGATCGTGGAGGACAGGGTGCGGGTGGTCATCGCCGAGGATTCGGTGCTGCTCAGGGAGGGACTGACCCGGCTGTTGACCGACCGTGGGCACGAGGTCGTGGCCGGCGTCGGGGACGGCGAAGCGTTGATCAAGACCATCACGGAGCTGGACGGGCTGGGCGAGCTGCCGGATGTGGTGGTGGCGGACGTCAGAATGCCGCCGACGCACACCGACGAAGGCGTGCGGGCGGCCGTGCGGCTGCGCAAGACGCACCCCGGACTCGGGGTACTCGTCCTGTCGCAGTATGTGGAGGAGCGGTACGCCACGGAACTGCTGGCCGGTTCCAGCCGTGGAGTCGGCTATCTGCTCAAAGACCGCGTGGCGGAGGTTCGGGAGTTCGTGGACGCCGTCGTGCGGGTGGCCCAAGGGGGTACGGCCCTCGACCCGGAGGTCGTCGCCCAGCTGCTGGGCCGCAGCCGCAAGCAGGACGTGCTGGCGGGGCTCACCCCGCGGGAGCGAGAGGTCCTGGGGCTGATGGCGGAGGGGCGGACCAACTCCGCGATCGCCCGGCAGCTGGTGGTGAGCGACGGTGCCGTCGAGAAGCACGTCAGCAACATCTTCCTCAAGCTCGGACTGTCCCAGAGTGACGGGGATCACCGACGCGTTCTTGCGGTCCTCACCTATCTGAACTCCTGA
- a CDS encoding 2-oxoacid:acceptor oxidoreductase subunit alpha codes for MTSQVSSPAEQADEAVVGEQRKPAGTKDVRRLDRVIIRFAGDSGDGMQLTGDRFTSETASFGNDLSTLPNFPAEIRAPAGTLPGVSSFQLHFADHDILTPGDAPNVLVAMNPAALKANIGDLPRGAEIIVNTDEFTKRAMQKVGYDTNPLEDGSLDGYSLHPVPLTTLTVEALKEFDLTRKEAERSKNMFALGLLSWMYHRPTEGTEKFLTSKFAKKPDIAAANIAAFHAGWNFGETTEDFAVSYEIAPATTAFPVGTYRNISGNLALSYGLIAASRQADLPLYLGSYPITPASDILHELSRHKNFGVRTFQAEDEIAGIGAALGAAFGGSLAVTTTSGPGVALKSETIGLAVSLELPLLVIDIQRGGPSTGLPTKTEQADLLQAMFGRNGEAPVPIVAPCTPADCFDAALEAVRIALTYRTPVMLLSDGYLANGSEPWRIPELEELPDLTVQFAQGPNHTLEDGSEVFWPYKRDPQTLARPWAIPGTPGLEHRIGGIEKEDGTGNISYAPANHDFMVRTRQAKIDGIEVPDLEVDDPHEAKTLVLGWGSTYGPITAAVRRLRTAGESIAQAHLRHLNPFPRNLGVVLGRYEKVVIPEMNLGQLATLVRARYLVDARSYNQVNGMPFKAEQLAKALKEAIDA; via the coding sequence GTGACCAGCCAGGTCAGTAGCCCAGCGGAGCAGGCCGACGAAGCCGTCGTGGGAGAGCAGCGCAAACCGGCAGGGACGAAGGACGTCCGCCGGCTGGACCGGGTGATCATTCGTTTCGCGGGGGACTCCGGCGACGGTATGCAGCTCACCGGCGACCGTTTCACCTCGGAAACGGCGTCCTTCGGCAACGACCTGTCGACGTTGCCGAACTTCCCGGCCGAGATCCGCGCTCCCGCCGGCACTCTGCCGGGCGTGTCCTCTTTTCAGCTGCACTTCGCCGACCACGACATCCTGACCCCGGGCGACGCGCCGAACGTGCTGGTCGCAATGAACCCGGCGGCCCTGAAGGCCAACATCGGCGATCTTCCGCGCGGCGCGGAGATCATCGTCAACACGGACGAGTTCACCAAACGGGCGATGCAGAAGGTGGGCTATGACACCAACCCCCTGGAGGACGGCTCGCTCGACGGTTACAGCCTCCATCCGGTGCCGCTGACCACGCTGACGGTCGAGGCGCTCAAGGAGTTCGACCTCACCCGCAAGGAGGCCGAGCGCAGCAAGAACATGTTCGCGTTGGGGCTGCTGAGCTGGATGTACCACCGGCCGACGGAGGGCACCGAGAAGTTCCTGACGTCGAAGTTCGCCAAGAAGCCGGACATCGCGGCGGCGAATATCGCGGCCTTCCACGCGGGCTGGAACTTCGGGGAGACGACGGAGGACTTTGCCGTCTCCTACGAGATCGCGCCGGCAACGACGGCCTTCCCGGTCGGTACCTACCGCAACATCTCCGGGAACCTCGCCCTGTCCTACGGACTGATCGCCGCGTCCCGCCAGGCGGACCTGCCGCTGTATCTGGGCTCGTATCCGATCACCCCGGCCTCGGACATCCTGCACGAGCTGAGCCGGCACAAGAACTTCGGTGTACGGACCTTCCAGGCCGAGGACGAGATCGCGGGCATCGGCGCGGCGCTGGGTGCGGCCTTCGGCGGTTCGCTGGCGGTGACCACGACCTCCGGCCCCGGTGTGGCGCTGAAGTCGGAGACGATCGGGCTGGCGGTGTCGCTGGAGCTGCCGCTGCTGGTGATCGACATCCAGCGCGGCGGGCCCTCGACAGGGCTGCCGACCAAGACGGAGCAGGCGGACCTGCTGCAGGCGATGTTCGGCCGCAACGGCGAGGCGCCGGTGCCGATCGTCGCCCCATGCACCCCGGCCGACTGCTTCGACGCGGCCCTGGAGGCGGTGCGGATCGCGTTGACGTACCGCACTCCGGTGATGCTGCTGTCGGACGGCTATCTCGCCAACGGCTCGGAGCCCTGGCGGATCCCGGAGCTGGAGGAGCTGCCGGATCTGACCGTGCAGTTCGCGCAGGGTCCGAACCACACCCTGGAGGACGGCAGTGAGGTCTTCTGGCCGTACAAGCGCGACCCGCAGACCCTCGCCCGGCCGTGGGCGATCCCGGGCACGCCGGGCCTGGAGCACCGGATCGGCGGCATCGAGAAGGAGGACGGGACGGGCAACATCTCCTACGCCCCGGCCAACCACGACTTCATGGTCCGCACCCGCCAGGCCAAGATCGACGGCATCGAGGTGCCCGACCTGGAGGTCGACGACCCGCACGAGGCGAAGACGCTGGTGCTGGGCTGGGGATCGACGTACGGCCCGATCACGGCCGCGGTCCGCCGGCTGCGCACCGCCGGCGAGTCGATCGCGCAGGCGCATCTGCGCCATCTGAACCCGTTCCCGCGCAACCTGGGCGTGGTACTCGGACGCTACGAGAAGGTGGTGATCCCCGAGATGAACCTCGGCCAGCTCGCCACTCTGGTCCGGGCGAGGTACCTGGTGGATGCCCGCTCGTACAACCAGGTCAACGGCATGCCGTTCAAGGCGGAACAGCTCGCCAAGGCTCTCAAGGAGGCCATCGATGCCTGA
- a CDS encoding 2-oxoacid:ferredoxin oxidoreductase subunit beta, producing MPETSTEGTDTIEALSLIPKAEARQSMKDFKSDQEVRWCPGCGDYAILAAVQGFMPELGLAKENIVFVSGIGCSSRFPYYMNTYGMHSIHGRAPAIATGLATSRRDLSVWVVTGDGDALSIGGNHLIHALRRNVNLKILLFNNRIYGLTKGQYSPTSEVGKVTKSTPMGSLDAPFNPVSLAIGAEASFVARTVDSDRKHLTQVLREAAAHRGTALIEIYQNCNIFNDGAFEVLKDKQQAEEAVIRLEHGQPIRFGTDGARGVVRDPQTGDLKVVTVTPENESQILVHDAHCSSPTTAFALSRLADPDTLHHTPIGVLRSVERPVYDTQMADQLDTAIEQNGKGDLAGLLAGGDTWTVVG from the coding sequence ATGCCTGAGACGTCCACGGAAGGCACGGACACGATCGAGGCACTTTCGCTCATCCCCAAGGCCGAGGCCCGCCAGTCCATGAAGGACTTCAAGTCCGATCAGGAAGTGCGCTGGTGCCCCGGGTGCGGTGACTACGCGATCCTCGCCGCCGTTCAGGGCTTCATGCCGGAGCTGGGCCTGGCCAAGGAGAACATCGTCTTCGTCTCGGGCATCGGCTGTTCGTCGCGCTTCCCGTACTACATGAACACGTACGGGATGCACTCCATCCACGGCCGCGCCCCCGCGATCGCCACGGGGCTTGCCACGTCGCGCCGGGACCTGAGCGTGTGGGTGGTGACGGGCGACGGTGACGCGCTGTCGATCGGCGGCAACCATCTGATCCACGCCCTGCGCCGCAACGTCAACCTCAAGATCCTGCTGTTCAACAACCGGATCTACGGCCTGACGAAGGGCCAGTACTCCCCGACCTCCGAGGTCGGCAAGGTCACCAAGTCGACGCCGATGGGCTCGCTGGACGCGCCCTTCAACCCGGTGTCCCTGGCCATCGGCGCGGAGGCCTCCTTCGTGGCGCGCACGGTCGACTCCGACCGCAAGCACCTCACCCAGGTGCTGCGCGAGGCGGCCGCGCACCGGGGTACGGCGCTGATCGAGATCTACCAGAACTGCAACATCTTCAACGACGGCGCCTTCGAGGTCCTCAAGGACAAGCAGCAGGCCGAGGAAGCCGTGATCCGGCTGGAGCACGGGCAGCCGATCCGTTTCGGCACCGATGGCGCGCGCGGCGTCGTCCGGGACCCGCAGACGGGCGACCTGAAGGTCGTCACCGTGACCCCGGAGAACGAGTCGCAGATCCTGGTCCACGACGCCCACTGCTCGTCTCCGACCACGGCCTTCGCCCTGTCCCGCCTGGCCGACCCGGACACCCTGCACCACACCCCGATCGGCGTGCTGCGCTCGGTGGAGCGTCCGGTGTACGACACGCAGATGGCCGACCAGCTGGACACGGCGATCGAGCAGAACGGCAAGGGGGATCTGGCCGGGCTGCTGGCGGGTGGGGACACCTGGACGGTCGTCGGCTGA
- a CDS encoding winged helix-turn-helix transcriptional regulator codes for MAVSDMASMTTSATTGKYDIGEQMCPHRLVLEHVTSRWGVLVLIELLERPYRFSELRRAIGRVSEKMLTQTLQTLERDGLIHRDAHPVIPPRVDYSLTDLGREAAEKVRGLALWTKDRMEDVQNARDAYDARKSGA; via the coding sequence ATGGCAGTTAGTGACATGGCGAGCATGACGACGAGCGCGACCACGGGCAAGTACGACATCGGCGAGCAGATGTGCCCCCACCGCCTGGTCCTGGAGCACGTCACCAGCCGCTGGGGCGTCCTCGTCCTGATCGAACTCCTGGAGCGCCCCTATCGCTTCAGTGAACTGCGCCGGGCGATCGGCCGGGTCAGCGAGAAGATGCTGACCCAGACCCTCCAGACGCTGGAACGGGACGGCCTGATCCACCGCGACGCCCACCCGGTGATCCCTCCGCGGGTCGACTACTCCCTGACCGACCTCGGCCGCGAGGCGGCGGAAAAGGTGCGCGGGCTGGCGCTGTGGACCAAGGACCGGATGGAAGACGTGCAGAACGCGCGGGACGCGTACGACGCGCGCAAGAGCGGCGCCTGA
- a CDS encoding SDR family oxidoreductase, with the protein MSIVVTGATGHLGRHVLEQLLEKVPAGQVTAVVRTPEKVADFAERGVKIAVADYNAPETFDGLFAADDKVLLISGSEVGSDRVGQHKVVIDAAKAAGVALLAYTSAPGSLTAALADDHRGTEKVLLESGLPYTLLRNGWYHENYTENLAPVLQYNAVTHAAGEGRVSSAARADYAAAAVAVLTGEGHENQTYELGGDVAWSLAEYAAELSRQTGKEIADNAVSADALVGILTGAGVPEPFAVILAGVDASIGKGELVVDSGDLSRLAGRPTTPLAEAIAAGLKA; encoded by the coding sequence ATGAGCATCGTCGTCACCGGAGCCACCGGACACCTCGGCCGCCACGTCCTGGAGCAGCTGCTGGAGAAGGTTCCGGCCGGTCAGGTCACCGCCGTCGTCCGCACCCCCGAGAAGGTCGCCGACTTCGCCGAGCGCGGCGTGAAGATCGCCGTGGCCGACTACAACGCGCCCGAGACCTTCGACGGACTGTTCGCGGCCGACGACAAGGTGCTGCTCATATCCGGCAGCGAGGTCGGCAGCGACCGCGTCGGCCAGCACAAGGTCGTCATCGACGCCGCAAAGGCAGCCGGTGTCGCCCTGCTCGCCTACACCAGCGCCCCCGGCAGCCTCACGGCCGCCCTCGCCGACGACCACCGCGGCACCGAGAAGGTGCTCCTGGAGTCCGGGCTGCCGTACACGCTGCTGCGCAACGGCTGGTACCACGAGAACTACACCGAGAACCTCGCCCCGGTCCTGCAGTACAACGCGGTCACCCACGCCGCCGGCGAGGGACGCGTCTCCTCCGCCGCCCGCGCCGACTACGCGGCCGCCGCCGTCGCCGTACTGACCGGCGAGGGGCACGAGAACCAGACGTACGAGCTGGGCGGCGACGTCGCCTGGAGCCTCGCCGAGTACGCCGCCGAGCTGAGCCGGCAGACCGGTAAGGAGATCGCCGACAACGCCGTCTCCGCCGACGCCCTCGTGGGCATCCTGACCGGCGCCGGGGTGCCCGAGCCCTTCGCCGTGATCCTGGCGGGCGTGGACGCCTCCATCGGGAAGGGCGAGCTGGTCGTCGACAGTGGGGACCTGTCCCGCCTGGCCGGCCGTCCGACCACGCCGCTGGCCGAGGCGATCGCGGCCGGGCTGAAGGCCTGA
- the rarD gene encoding EamA family transporter RarD, producing the protein MSGKSQGERRTGLLNGFAAYGMWGLVPLFWPLLKPAGAGEILAHRMAWSLVFVAVALVFVRRWAWAGELIRQPRRLALVTVAAAVITVNWGVYIWSVNSGHVVEASLGYFINPLVTIAMGVLLLKERLRPVQWTAVGVGLAAVIVLTVGYGRPPWISLVLAFSFATYGLVKKKVNLGGVESLAAETAIQFLPAVGYLAWLAARGESTFTSEGSGHVALLAATGVVTALPLVCFGAAAIRVPLSTLGLLQYLAPVFQFLLGILYFHEAMPAERWAGFALVWLALTLLTADAWRSAHRGRVARLSVPRVEKPASAAVDA; encoded by the coding sequence GTGAGCGGGAAGTCGCAGGGAGAGCGGCGTACAGGACTGCTGAACGGCTTCGCCGCGTATGGGATGTGGGGGCTCGTTCCCCTCTTCTGGCCCCTGCTGAAGCCCGCCGGCGCGGGCGAGATCCTCGCGCACCGGATGGCCTGGTCCCTCGTCTTCGTGGCGGTCGCGCTGGTCTTCGTACGGCGCTGGGCCTGGGCGGGCGAGCTGATACGGCAGCCGCGGCGGCTGGCGCTCGTCACCGTTGCAGCGGCCGTGATCACCGTCAACTGGGGCGTCTACATCTGGTCCGTGAACTCGGGACACGTGGTCGAGGCGTCCCTCGGATACTTCATCAATCCGCTCGTCACCATCGCGATGGGCGTGCTGCTGCTGAAGGAGCGGCTGCGGCCGGTGCAGTGGACGGCGGTCGGGGTCGGCCTCGCGGCCGTGATCGTGCTGACCGTCGGGTACGGGCGGCCGCCGTGGATCTCGCTGGTCCTGGCCTTCTCCTTCGCCACGTACGGGCTGGTGAAGAAGAAGGTCAACCTGGGCGGCGTCGAGTCGCTGGCCGCGGAGACCGCGATCCAGTTCCTGCCCGCCGTGGGGTATCTGGCGTGGCTGGCGGCGCGCGGGGAGTCGACGTTCACCTCGGAGGGTTCCGGGCATGTGGCCCTGCTCGCGGCCACCGGCGTCGTGACGGCCCTGCCGCTCGTCTGCTTCGGCGCGGCGGCGATACGCGTGCCGCTCTCGACGCTGGGGCTGCTGCAGTACCTGGCGCCGGTCTTCCAGTTCCTGCTCGGCATCCTGTACTTCCATGAGGCGATGCCTGCCGAGCGGTGGGCCGGGTTCGCGCTGGTGTGGCTGGCGTTGACCTTGCTGACGGCCGATGCGTGGCGCTCCGCGCACCGGGGCAGGGTGGCCCGGCTCAGCGTGCCGCGGGTGGAGAAGCCGGCGTCCGCCGCGGTGGACGCCTGA
- a CDS encoding VOC family protein, whose translation MTQEPKSTSVPAPLHWKLVVDSANPQSQADFWAAALHYEVEDNGAFIERLLELGVLPREAVVEFHARLAFRDLVAVRHPDDPFDKDSGTGLGRRVLFQRVPEAKTVKNRLHLDLHAAAGERESEVQRLEGLGASVLRHVKEPGGEWAVMADPEGNEFCVQ comes from the coding sequence ATGACACAGGAACCGAAATCCACCTCCGTCCCGGCCCCCCTCCACTGGAAGCTCGTCGTCGACAGCGCCAACCCGCAGTCCCAGGCCGACTTCTGGGCCGCCGCACTGCACTACGAGGTCGAGGACAACGGCGCGTTCATCGAGCGCCTGCTGGAGCTCGGCGTGCTTCCGCGGGAGGCCGTCGTCGAGTTCCACGCGCGTCTCGCCTTCCGGGACCTGGTGGCCGTACGGCATCCGGACGACCCGTTCGACAAGGACAGCGGCACAGGGCTGGGGCGGCGGGTGCTGTTCCAGCGCGTGCCGGAGGCGAAGACCGTCAAGAACCGGCTCCATCTCGATCTGCACGCGGCGGCCGGGGAGCGCGAGAGCGAGGTCCAGCGACTGGAAGGGCTGGGGGCGAGCGTGCTGCGGCACGTGAAGGAACCGGGCGGGGAGTGGGCGGTGATGGCGGACCCGGAGGGGAACGAGTTCTGCGTGCAGTGA
- a CDS encoding M28 family metallopeptidase gives MKLSVSGRAMTAGTVAAVLLLTGGSIAGAAPAPSVAAAPDIPVASVKAHLTQLQSIATANGGNRAHGRPGYKASLDYVKAKLDAAGYTTAIQQFTSGGRTGYNLIADWPGGDTNQVVMAGSHLDSVSSGPGINDNGSGSAAVLETALAVSRAAYQPTKHLRFAWWGAEELGLVGSRYYVNNLSSANRAKISGYLNFDMIGSPNPGYFVYDDDPAIEKTFKDYYAGLGVATEIETEGDGRSDHAPFKSAGVPVGGLFTGASRTKTAAQAAKWGGTSGQSFDRCYHSSCDNTSNINDTALNRNSDAVAYAVWELSE, from the coding sequence ATGAAGCTCTCCGTCTCCGGGCGCGCGATGACGGCCGGTACCGTCGCGGCCGTCCTGCTGCTGACCGGCGGATCCATAGCCGGCGCGGCACCCGCGCCGTCCGTCGCCGCCGCGCCCGACATACCCGTGGCGAGCGTGAAGGCCCACCTCACCCAGCTCCAGTCCATAGCCACCGCCAACGGCGGCAACCGCGCCCACGGCCGCCCCGGCTACAAGGCCTCCCTCGACTATGTGAAGGCCAAGCTGGACGCCGCCGGGTACACCACGGCCATCCAGCAGTTCACGTCCGGCGGCCGTACCGGCTACAACCTGATCGCCGACTGGCCGGGCGGCGACACCAACCAGGTCGTCATGGCCGGCTCCCACCTCGACAGCGTCTCCTCCGGCCCCGGCATCAACGACAACGGCTCCGGCTCCGCGGCCGTCCTGGAGACCGCGCTCGCCGTGTCCCGGGCCGCCTACCAGCCCACCAAGCATCTGCGGTTCGCCTGGTGGGGCGCGGAGGAGCTGGGGCTCGTCGGCTCCCGCTACTACGTCAACAACCTCTCCTCCGCCAACCGCGCCAAGATCAGCGGCTATCTGAACTTCGACATGATCGGCTCGCCCAACCCGGGCTACTTCGTCTACGACGACGACCCCGCGATCGAGAAGACCTTCAAGGACTACTACGCCGGACTCGGCGTAGCGACCGAGATCGAGACCGAGGGCGACGGCCGCTCCGACCACGCACCGTTCAAGAGCGCGGGCGTGCCGGTGGGCGGGCTGTTCACGGGGGCCAGCCGTACGAAGACCGCGGCGCAGGCGGCCAAGTGGGGCGGTACGTCGGGGCAGTCCTTCGACCGCTGCTACCACTCGTCCTGCGACAACACGTCCAACATCAACGACACCGCTCTGAACCGTAACAGCGACGCCGTCGCGTACGCGGTGTGGGAGCTGTCGGAGTAA
- a CDS encoding tetratricopeptide repeat protein, translating to MSRLSRAMKREQNRAAAGAPPAVAPIDVRVPAGGPGAGGASIGGVPVTAVPGEEIQHTVLTHLQRIAVAAGQSVHATIHDERIGYVVPLRVEADGSSHFTDEPVRTPPAAPSGSPVPAEAVRPPAGPPAPPPPPAPPAAQPAPPAPKPLPPLQPAPLSSDQAPQRDRPTHVLRPLPGPEPEASPTFRLRALPEPVEDAAPGAVPPPLGEFGPPPSMDTWPEPVNLPAPPAAPASGPARVPDPVLVPDPAPAPELDSKPTPPRGFDAVAEAVLGDAPPATTADVSPFAQQLAQVNEAVKEGRTTEATALAERTVAQASAVLGLEHPEVLGMRELAAYIAYLAGDPERAFALALDVARTHHRTGDAEAAYGSLHGAATAWRAVRDPALGLALGRDLLALWDELMAQGGPAAEEAEELESAHARMDRLTARAAKSAEPPTS from the coding sequence ATGTCTCGACTGAGCCGCGCGATGAAGCGGGAACAGAACCGCGCCGCGGCCGGGGCGCCCCCCGCGGTCGCGCCGATCGACGTACGCGTCCCCGCCGGCGGCCCGGGCGCGGGCGGTGCCTCGATCGGCGGCGTCCCCGTCACCGCGGTCCCCGGTGAGGAGATCCAGCACACCGTTCTGACCCACCTCCAGCGCATCGCCGTCGCCGCCGGTCAGTCCGTGCACGCCACGATCCACGACGAGCGGATCGGCTACGTAGTGCCGCTGCGGGTGGAGGCGGACGGATCCAGCCACTTCACCGACGAGCCCGTGCGGACGCCGCCGGCGGCGCCGAGCGGGTCCCCGGTGCCGGCAGAAGCCGTACGGCCTCCCGCGGGCCCGCCCGCCCCACCCCCGCCACCCGCGCCACCGGCAGCACAGCCCGCCCCGCCCGCCCCGAAGCCCTTGCCACCCCTGCAACCCGCGCCGCTCTCCTCGGATCAGGCTCCCCAACGGGACAGGCCCACGCATGTCCTACGACCGCTGCCGGGCCCGGAACCGGAGGCCTCGCCCACGTTCCGGCTGCGCGCACTCCCCGAGCCGGTGGAGGACGCCGCACCCGGCGCGGTCCCACCGCCGCTGGGGGAGTTCGGCCCACCGCCGTCCATGGACACGTGGCCGGAGCCGGTGAACCTGCCCGCCCCGCCCGCGGCCCCCGCCTCCGGCCCCGCCCGGGTACCCGACCCCGTCCTCGTCCCCGACCCTGCCCCTGCCCCTGAGCTCGACTCCAAGCCCACTCCGCCCCGCGGGTTCGACGCCGTGGCCGAAGCCGTCCTCGGGGACGCTCCGCCGGCCACGACCGCTGACGTCTCGCCCTTCGCGCAGCAGTTGGCCCAGGTCAACGAGGCCGTGAAGGAGGGGCGGACGACGGAGGCGACGGCACTCGCGGAGCGGACGGTGGCCCAGGCGTCGGCGGTGCTGGGACTGGAGCACCCCGAGGTGCTCGGGATGCGTGAACTCGCCGCGTACATCGCCTACCTGGCGGGCGACCCGGAGCGCGCTTTCGCCCTCGCCCTGGACGTGGCCCGGACGCATCACCGCACCGGCGACGCGGAGGCGGCGTACGGCAGCCTCCACGGCGCGGCCACGGCCTGGCGGGCGGTACGGGACCCGGCGCTGGGCCTGGCCCTCGGCCGGGACCTGCTCGCACTGTGGGACGAGCTCATGGCGCAGGGCGGCCCGGCCGCCGAGGAGGCCGAGGAACTGGAGTCGGCCCACGCCCGCATGGACCGCCTCACCGCCCGAGCCGCCAAGTCGGCCGAACCGCCCACCAGTTGA